TGTGCTGAATGATGAGTCCCTTACTTTACTTGTGCAGACGGCTGTATCTCAAGCAAGAGCAGGGGCAGATATTATTGCACCTTCTAACATGATGGATGGATTCGTACAAGCCATACGTAGTGGGTTGGATGAAGCGGGATTTCTAAATGTTCCCATTATGTCTTATTCGGTTAAATATGCTTCTGCGTTCTATGGTCCGTTTCGTGAAGCCGCAGACTCAGCTCCTCAATTTGGAGATCGCAAAACCTATCAAATGGACCCTGCGAATGTCAGAGAAGCGCTTAGAGAAGCGGAATCAGACGTACTTGAAGGTGCCGATATGTTAATGGTTAAGCCTGCGCTCGCTTATTTAGATGTCATGCGTATGATCAAAGATCAATTCGATCTGCCATTAGTTGCTTATAATGTTAGTGGTGAGTACTCCATGGTTAAGGCTGCGGCGCTACAGGGGTGGATTAACGAGAAAGCGATTGTGCAAGAAATGTTGACAGGAATGAAGCGTGCAGGAGCAGATATCATCATCACATATTTTGCTAAAGATTCAGCTCGCTGGTTACTTGAACGATAAATTTACTTAGAGATGATAGGAGTGTTGAGAATGAGCAATGGTTCTGGTATTCGTAAGGAAGAGGCTTCGCGAACAGCTTTTGAAGAAGCTAAACAATATATTCCAGGTGGAGTGAATAGCCCCGTACGTGCGTTTAAAAGTGTTGGGTTAACGCCCATCTATGTTGAGCGCGGTGAAGGCTCAACCATTTATGATATAGACGGAAATAGTTTCATAGATTACGTCTGCTCTTGGGGGCCCTTAAT
The nucleotide sequence above comes from Paenibacillus sp. IHBB 10380. Encoded proteins:
- the hemB gene encoding porphobilinogen synthase, with protein sequence MSFPIMRHRRLRQSVGIRNMVRETVLNVQDLVQPIFVTYGTNVRNEISSMPGVYHFSLDTLKTEVDEIAALGIPAVLLFGIPETKDSIGSSAFAEDGIVQEATRLIKSWYPELLVIADTCLCEFTDHGHCGMVHTFEHEGHIHGDVLNDESLTLLVQTAVSQARAGADIIAPSNMMDGFVQAIRSGLDEAGFLNVPIMSYSVKYASAFYGPFREAADSAPQFGDRKTYQMDPANVREALREAESDVLEGADMLMVKPALAYLDVMRMIKDQFDLPLVAYNVSGEYSMVKAAALQGWINEKAIVQEMLTGMKRAGADIIITYFAKDSARWLLER